The Rhizobium sp. WSM4643 genome contains the following window.
ATCAGTTGGGCACCGAGATCGATCTCGTGGTCTACGGCGAATTCGACGATGAGGCGGCCCTTGCCGTCTACAAGGCGCATCCCGATTACCAGCTCTCGATCGAGCGCGTACGGCCGCTCCGGGAAAAGCGCATCGCCGCCGATTACGACAGCCGCACGGCGGTGACGCGGCCGCTCTGAATTGCCCAAGCATTTAACTGGGAAGCTACATTCCATTGAAATTTCAAATGGATGACTGATTGTCCGGATTCGGATCGTCGCCAAGCTGACTCAGCTTCTGAGCCACCGAACTCAACTTTCGAAAAAGCCGCGGCAAGCGATTCAAAAGATTCGTCAAAAGGAGCTGCTGCTTCATGGTCTGGCTGCCGCAGCGGTTGCGGCGCGCGGGCGAAAAGCCGCTCTCGTTCATGCGTGGGTGATAATCAGGAGACATTAAGAATGGCTGACTCCGATGCGCGGGCGCCGCGCACCAGCGCCATCAGCATCAGCACGAAGATGAGCGACAATGCCGCGAGAACGGCGCAGGCGACGAGCGCCGGGCCGGTGCCGGCGCGGTCGAGGATGGCGGTGAAGACGACCGGGGCGATGGCGTTGGCGAGATTTTGCGGCAGCGACAGCCTGGCCGATTGCAGGCCGAATTCGCGCGGTGAAAACAGTGCCAGCGGCAGCAGCGCCCGGGCGACGGTCATGACGCCGGCACCGAATCCGTAGAGCAGGATGAAGGTGACGAGCAGCGGTGTCGACGGACTGGCGAAGAGCATCATCAGGAAACTCATTGCCATCAGGCTGATACCCATGGCCGCGCTGAGCATGGGGTTGCCGCGCCGGCCGAGCAGCATGTCGAGGAAACGCGCCGAGATGCCGAGGACGCCGCGCGCCGAGCCGAGATGCAGCGCAAAGGCCGGCGAGGCGCCGGATTGGCGGAAGATCTCGAGCAGAGATGGGGAGATGCCGAAGGTGATGAAGGTCGAGATCGTCGTCGCCGCGGCGATCAGCAAGAAGGCCTTGCGCTGCGCCGCTTTCGATAGTGGCACCGGGGCGATTTCAGCCATGCCGCCTTCGACATGCGTTGCGATCGGTTTCGGCAGGGCGAAAAGATGCAGCGGCAGGCAGACGAAGAATTGCAGCGCCGCGCAGACGAGAAAGGTGAGGCGCCAGCCGACCGTCTTGTTGAGCAGGCTGAGGATCGGCCAGAAGATGGCGCTCGATAGGCCGGTGAACAGCATTAGGATGGCGATGACGCGTTTGCCGTTCGCGCCCTCGCGCTCGACGACGGCGGTATAGGCTGGTGCCGAGAGGCCAAGTGCGCCGCCGAGGCCGATGATGACCCAGGCACTGGCATAGAGCAGGATGCCGTTTGCGGCGGCAAGCAGAAGCAGGCCAAGCGCAAAGGTCAGCGAGGCGGCCGAAAGCACTCGGGCAGCACCATGGCGAGCCAGCCATCGGCCGGTCGCGGGACCGACAATGGCGCTGACCACCATCATGATCGTCAGGCCGGCAAATACCACCTCGTTCGCCAGGCCGAGATCCGGCGCTACGACGCGGCCCATGACCCCGAGCATGTCGAAAGTCGTGCCCCAGCCGATCAGTTGGGTAACGGCAAGGACGGTGACCGTCTGCGCCGAGCGGAAGCGGGAGG
Protein-coding sequences here:
- a CDS encoding Dabb family protein; its protein translation is MIRHIVFFTVQEEHLQEVRAGLSILTGIPHARLLEIGTNVKTDQLGTEIDLVVYGEFDDEAALAVYKAHPDYQLSIERVRPLREKRIAADYDSRTAVTRPL
- a CDS encoding MFS transporter, whose protein sequence is MPKSSRFRSAQTVTVLAVTQLIGWGTTFDMLGVMGRVVAPDLGLANEVVFAGLTIMMVVSAIVGPATGRWLARHGAARVLSAASLTFALGLLLLAAANGILLYASAWVIIGLGGALGLSAPAYTAVVEREGANGKRVIAILMLFTGLSSAIFWPILSLLNKTVGWRLTFLVCAALQFFVCLPLHLFALPKPIATHVEGGMAEIAPVPLSKAAQRKAFLLIAAATTISTFITFGISPSLLEIFRQSGASPAFALHLGSARGVLGISARFLDMLLGRRGNPMLSAAMGISLMAMSFLMMLFASPSTPLLVTFILLYGFGAGVMTVARALLPLALFSPREFGLQSARLSLPQNLANAIAPVVFTAILDRAGTGPALVACAVLAALSLIFVLMLMALVRGARASESAILNVS